One segment of Ziziphus jujuba cultivar Dongzao chromosome 12, ASM3175591v1 DNA contains the following:
- the LOC107429650 gene encoding uncharacterized protein LOC107429650 isoform X2, translated as MIIIWLIQVERIPESFKSVEHYLGSYVCPLLEETRAELHSSLNIIHRAPFAEVIGFEESKPYGTKAYEVKVDCWKNRVFNSGKEPYKVLPGDFLILTDGKPETVSELQSAGRSWEFLSVDSITEDDKKDGFSSNIFKVKASKELEIYHKMRPSLFVIFLGNLISNRRIWKGLHMSRNLKVVKEVLCIDPKVKKKLDYRFGKSHGLLDEMLVRKINSELNESQAEAVLSCLGKIHSKQESKSESALELIWGPPGTGKTKTISTLLCTLLGMNCRTIICAPTNVAITEVASRVVKMVCDADPNALFCSLGDILLFGNKERLKVGSDSKDIYLDYRVQKISECLGSHSTGWKHCFGSMINLFEDCVSQYHIFLENEMIKEKAQSTECEIKAKGKKSKSKTKTGNREVKSFLEFVKERFVSTALHLRRCISTFCTHMAKNYISEQCFQNMVSLIGLLDSFQTMLSKNNMDSKALEECFSLPDHVVENFPKSFEEDQSLLCIRRSECLSVLRTLQCSLSGLTLPNFRSQEAMKEFCFKRASLIFCTASSSYKLHRVAMEPLTVLVIDEAAQLKECESIIPLQLRGVKHAILVGDEYQLPATINSKISDEAGFGRSLFERLSSQGHAKRLLNIQYRMHPSISLFPNLKFYQNQIIDAPIVRGKSHERHRLLGSMYSTYSFINVSHGREEKDDDGHSRKNMVEVAIVLKILQNLHKAWKHLKHKLSIGVVSPYAAQIAILDNKLGKKYASMDGFQVKVKTVDGFQGGEEDIIIISTVRSTTNQSLDFISKPQRMNVALTRARHCLWILGNERALVDSQSVWMDLVFDAKNRKCFFNADDDKDLAKAILEVKKESDQFDDLLNGDIFKSPKWKVLFSDNFLKSFKKLTTLQIKKSVINFLLKLSTGWRPKKRNVKSVCLSSMHIVNQFQVEGLYVVSTTDNVNDSSCKQVLRIWDLLAPEDISMLIKQLESVFCKYSDDFINFCNEKSLQCNLEAPKSWSPPSLDIALFKDLSINATESHLVGAVSDSRSYVENSVVSESLLLMKFYSLSSGVVDHLLSDRDGSELDLPSELTDQETKIILYNRSSFILGRSGTGKTTVLTMKLFQKEKLHHMALEESYSVNSKVKENSVEIKRTVLHQLFVTMSPELCFAVKQHVSHLKSVSCGGSSSDESSSTFMDCVDDEEIQFKNIPDSFVNIPSKSYPLVITFHKFLMMLDGTLSNSYFARFLSVPELSNCQKRSSRSVMLQTILRTKEVNYERFSTSYWPHFDSQLTKNLDPSRVFAEIISYIKGSLQAMEAVDGKLNREDYVLQSEGRASSLSKQKRGIIYDIFQSYEKMKMENGEYDVADFVIDLHSRLRHERYEGDEMDFVYIDEVQDLTISQLALFKHVCSNVEEGFIFSGDTAQTITRGFDFRFQDVRNIFYNKVLSESRNNALNERNENGQISEILELTQNFCTHEGILKLSQSIIELIYRFFPRCIDILELETSLIYGEAPVLLECGKNENAITKIFSNAKNASGKMVAFGAEQVILVRDDNAREEIFSYVGKQALVLTILECKGLEFQDVVLYNFFGSSPLKDKWRVIYEYMNEQDLLDSMSPSFPHFSEPKHNILCSELKQLYVAVKCTRQRLWICENTELSKPMFDYWKKKCLVEVRQLDDSLAQTMQVASSLEEWRLQGIKLYSKHNYDMATMCFKRAGDTYWERRSKAAGLEAMANHMCISNPEVANSFLREAAEIYDTIGKADSAARCFAQAKEYERAGRILLEKCGESELERAGECFYLSECYELAAEVYARGNFFSECLTVCIKGKLFDLGLDFIQCWKQSATNNCSTSKRGQEIDENEQKYLESCASHYYEVKDIGAMMISVKAFRSMDLIRDFLRSKGCFDELVLLEEESGNFMEAADTAKLKGDILLEVELLGKAGYFKEAATLVLLYVLAKSLWSPGSKGWPLKPFKHKKVVLEKAQSFAKKDGDNFYELVCIEADIISNGQINLLTINNQMKACQMLKSIKGEILSARRILDGHLSRSIPKYILEEELVLDLAEHSENVISKDQVSLESMVYYWNFWKDKIVKIFEYLVSQDVNEHQSYGEFCMNFLGVRRQINDLTRYVLLHSDADWVRDVDKRQLKNNGELVFIDVHQFSSAAQSYWSSELLSVGIKVLEKLKAIHDFPIKNSDLLFCKSRTLTHIYGVAKFLLESKFLERRDQDADNLQKFIKLSTQQFFGYIFPLDWKKSLRENMILLRGTDISKNLLEQVVVDYINSTNKLSYAQIGSMAMISFGSSKLGNELCRKILKRLECDSPWTTFFEYVCLNISEEQKQLPLICSFSEALLHTYEADWSKEYDYISPGCFLYLVEHLLVLASCFRGTFITTKSSFVEWLIQQGEDSKSSICIGHLGATVPLGKLLQSVIHVVQQCLCSKRYMMGWIRKSSGFKDNYSLIVSRLVAIVCLIYVNFGMCQDLLFDLLKRSYIVDQLPLEFRDGVLTIRKQNTVYGHINVLAEAFKKIGNNLVVVNLNENFPKLSYSDAAICVNMKIFECKNNILRKIFPRILETSEGESGPSMTMEANNTERVLSKTSSDMKKKSELTQSNIELGGHQTNTQYKNQVNLLNDCSCVWETFDRIKLMDNGGDQRSFLSNVQTIKADIEKYIRLLIDGLTGSFWKTNDSEDKILFQEVVTMTYELKQLSDALDLSMGGQREQISRVKELSNRLQLRRPTMEPILNQLFILRNKKLTEKASQTGPLVPIRSKNIGWVESNEDSCEVDLEAAQANAASGTPSSSSNPDNMANENNKSKKSRRGRKKDIASCV; from the exons ATGATTATAATTTGGTTAATTCAA GTGGAAAGAATTCCTGAATCCTTTAAATCAGTTGAGCACTATTTAGGCTCATATGTCTGCCCTTTGTTGGAAGAAACTCGAGCAGAATTGCATTCGAGTTTGAATATCATACATAGAGCACCTTTTGCTGAAGTAATTGGTTTTGAAGAGTCAAAGCCATATGGAACAAAAGCATATGAAGTAAAGGTTGATTGCTGGAAGAACAGAGTGTTCAACAGTGGCAAAGAGCCTTACAAAGTTTTACCTGGAGATTTTCTCATTTTGACAGATGGTAAACCAGAAACTGTTTCTGAATTACAAAGTGCAGGGAGGTCTTGGGAATTTCTATCGGTCGATAGCATCACAGAGGATGACAAAAAGGATGGTTTTAGTTCTAACATTTTCAAAGTCAAGGCATCGAAAGAGCTTGAAATTTATCACAAGATGCGGCCATCTCTATTTGTCATTTTCTTGGGAAACTTAATATCAAACAGAAGAATATGGAAAGGATTGCATATGTCTAGAAATCTGAAAGTTGTTAAGGAAGTTCTTTGCATTGATCCAAAG GTTAAAAAGAAATTGGATTACAGGTTTGGAAAGAGTCATGGCTTGTTGGATGAGATGTTGGTTAGGAAGATAAACTCTGAATTGAATGAGTCACAAGCTGAAGCTGTTCTTTCGTGTCTCGGTAAGATACACTCTAAGCAGGAGTCTAAGTCTGAGTCTGCTTTGGAACTTATATGGGGTCCTCCAGGGACGgggaaaacaaaaaccattagTACTCTTCTTTGTACACTCTTGGGAATGAACTGTAGAACTATCATTTGTGCTCCAACAAATGTTGCAATAACTGAAGTGGCTTCCCGTGTTGTGAAGATGGTATGTGATGCAGATCCTAATGCTTTGTTTTGTTCACTGGGAGATATTCTTCTGTTTGGAAATAAGGAGAGGCTCAAAGTTGGTTCTGATTCTAAAgatatatatttggattatcGTGTTCAAAAGATCTCAGAATGCTTAGGATCACACTCTACTGGTTGGAAGCATTGCTTTGGTTCGATGATAAATTTGTTCGAAGATTGTGTTTCTCAATACCACATTTTCTTGGAAAATGAGATGATTAAAGAGAAAGCACAGAGCACTGAGTGTGAAATCAAAgcgaagggaaaaaaaagtaaaagtaaaacaaaaactgGAAACAGGGAAGTCAAATCATTTCTTGAATTTGTAAAAGAGAGATTTGTTTCTACAGCATTACATCTTAGGCGCTGCATTTCCACATTCTGTACTCATATGGCCAAAAATTACATTTCAGAACAATGTTTCCAAAACATGGTATCTCTTATTGGCTTACTTGACTCTTTTCAAACAATGCTGTCTAAGAACAATATGGATTCTAAAGCACTGGAAGAGTGTTTTTCTCTTCCAGATCATGTAGTTGAAAATTTCCCCAAGTCATTTGAAGAAGATCAATCTCTTCTCTGCATCAGAAGAAGTGAATGCCTTTCAGTTTTAAGAACTCTTCAGTGTTCCCTTAGTGGACTTACCCTCCCAAATTTCAGGAGCCAAGAAGCAATGAAAGAATTCTGTTTCAAAAGAGCTTCATTAATATTTTGCACAGCCTCTAGTTCTTACAAGCTGCATAGAGTAGCAATGGAACCTCTGACAGTTTTGGTTATTGATGAAGCAGCACAGTTGAAAGAGTGTGAGTCAATCATACCGTTACAACTTCGTGGTGTAAAGCATGCTATTCTTGTTGGTGATGAATATCAGTTACCAGCAACAATTAACAGCAAA ATTTCTGATGAAGCTGGTTTTGGACGAAGTTTGTTTGAGAGGTTGAGCTCACAGGGTCATGCAAAGCGTCTGCTGAATATTCAATATAGAATGCATCCATCGATAAGTTTGTTcccaaatttaaaattctatcaAAACCAAATCATAGATGCACCTATTGTTAGAGGGAAAAGCCATGAAAGGCACCGTCTGTTGGGGTCAATGTATAGTACTTATTCTTTTATAAATGTATCTCATGGAAGAGAGGAGAAGGATGATGATGGACATAGTCGAAAAAATATGGTTGAAGTAGCCATTGTTCTGAAAATACTGCAGAATCTCCATAAAG CGTGGAAGCATTTGAAACATAAACTCAGTATTGGTGTAGTCTCACCATATGCTGCTCAAATTGCAATTCTGGATAATAAACTTGGGAAGAAGTATGCTAGCATGGATGGGTTTCAAGTGAAGGTGAAGACAGTTGATGGATTCCAGGGAGGAGAGGAggacataataataatatccacTGTTCGATCAACTACAAACCAATCACTAGATTTCATTTCCAAACCTCAGAGAATGAATGTTGCTTTAACAAGGGCTAG GcattgtctatggattttgggTAATGAAAGAGCCTTAGTTGATAGTCAATCCGTTTGGATGGATTTAGTTTTCGATGCCAAGAATCGAAAATGTTTCTTTAATGCTGATGATGACAAAGATTTGGCCAAAGCTATATTAGAGGTTAAGAAAGAGAGTGATCAGTTTGATGATTTGCTTAATGGTGATATATTCAAGAGTCCTAAATGGAAG GTTCTTTTCAGTGATAATTTTCTCAAGTCATTCAAGAAACTGACAACATTGCAGATAAAGAAATCAGTTATAAACTTCCTACTCAAGCTTTCTACTGGTTGGAGACCAAAGAAGCGAAATGTAAAGTCAGTTTGTTTAAGCTCTATGCATATTGTGAATCAATTTCAGGTTGAAGGTCTCTATGTTGTTAGTACAACCGACAATGTTAACGATTCGAGTTGCAAACAAGTTTTGAGGATCTGGGACTTATTGGCTCCGGAGGATATTTCAATGCTAATAAAACAGCTTGAAAgtgttttttgtaaatattcagATGATTTTATCAATTTCTGCAATGAAAAATCTCTTCAATG CAATTTGGAAGCACCAAAAAGTTGGTCACCACCCTCTTTGGATATTGCCCTGTTTAAAGATCTTAGCATCAATGCAACTGAGAGTCATCTAGTTGGTGCTGTTTCTGATAGTAGAAGTTACGTTGAGAATTCAGTGGTAAGTGAGAGTCTGTTGCTCATGAAATTCTACTCCTTATCATCAGGTGTAGTTGACCACCTACTCTCTGACCGTGATGGAAGCGAATTAGATCTCCCTTCTGAACTGACAGATCAAGAAACAAAAATCATCCTTTATAATAGAAGTAGCTTTATACTTGGTCGGTCAGGTACAGGGAAAACCACTGTATTAACCATGAAgttatttcaaaaagaaaaattgcatcATATGGCTCTGGAAGAATCCTACAGTGTCAATAGCAAGGTCAAGGAAAACTCAGTGGAGATTAAGAGAACTGTTTTGCACCAGCTCTTTGTGACAATGAGTCCTGAATTATGTTTTGCTGTGAAGCAACATGTTTCTCACTTGAAAAG TGTTTCATGTGGTGGAAGCTCTTCAGATGAAAGCAGTTCAACTTTTATGGACTGTGTTGACGATGAAGAAATACAATTCAAGAACATACCAGACTCTTTTGTCAACATTCCATCCAAATCTTACCCTCTTGTTATAACATTCCATAAGTTTTTGATGATGCTTGATGGAACATTGAGTAACTCATACTTTGCAAGATTCCTCAGCGTACCAGAACTTTCTAATTGTCAGAAACGAAGTTCAAGATCAGTTATGCTGCAGACCATTCTACGGACAAAGGAAGTCAACTATGAGAGGTTCAGTACATCATATTGGCCCCATTTTGATTCCCAGTTAACGAAGAATCTTGATCCTTCCAGAGTCTTTGCTGAGATCATTTCATATATCAAAGGCAGCTTGCAAGCTATGGAAGCAGTTGATGGCAAGCTCAATCGTGAGGACTATGTTCTACAGTCAGAGGGACGTGCCTCAAGTTTAAGTAAGCAAAAGAGAggtataatatatgatatatttcaGAGTTATGAGAAAATGAAGATGGAAAATGGTGAATATGATGTTGCAGATTTTGTAATTGATCTCCATTCTCGACTCAGACATGAAAGATATGAGGGTGATGAAATGGATTTTGTATATATTGATGAGGTCCAAGATCTAACAATAAGTCAACTTGCTTTGTTCAAGCATGTCTGCAGTAATGTTGAagagggttttattttttctggtgATACGGCACAAACAATTACAAGGGGTTTTGATTTCAGATTCCAAGATGTAAGGAACATTTTTTATAACAAGGTTCTTTCGGAATCAAGAAATAATGCACTTAATGAAAGAAATGAGAATGGACAAATCTCAGAGATTTTAGAGTTAACTCAGAATTTCTGTACCCATGAAGGCATACTGAAGTTATCACAGAGCATTATTGAACTTATTTATCGTTTCTTTCCTCGTTGTATTGATATTTTAGAACTTGAAACTAGTCTCATCTATGGGGAAGCTCCGGTTTTACTTGAATGTgggaaaaatgaaaatgcaaTCACAAAAATCTTCAGCAATGCTAAAAATGCGAGTGGAAAAATGGTTGCTTTTGGTGCTGAGCAGGTGATACTGGTAAGAGATGACAACGCGCGTGAGGAAATTTTCAGTTATGTTGGGAAGCAAGCTCTTGTTCTAACCATACTTGAGTGCAAAGGCCTTGAGTTTCAG GATGTAGTGTTATACAACTTCTTTGGCTCGTCGCCTCTTAAAGATAAGTGGAGGgtgatatatgaatatatgaatgaacaAGATTTGCTTGATTCCATGTCACCTAGTTTTCCACATTTCAGTGAGCCTAAACACAATATCTTGTGCTCCGAACTGAAGCAATTATATGTCGCTGTTAAATGTACAAGGCAGAGGTTGTGGATTTGTGAGAATACAGAACTCTCCAAACCAATGTTTGACTACTGGAAGAAGAAATGTCTTGTAGAAGTTAGGCAACTGGATGATTCTCTTGCGCAGACAATGCAAGTAGCTAGTAGTCTGGAGGAGTGGAGATTGCAGGGCATCAAG CTATATTCTAAGCACAACTATGACATGGCCACAATGTGCTTCAAACGAGCTGGTGACACTTACTGGGAAAGAAGATCTAAAGCTGCAGGCCTTGAAGCTATGGCTAACCATATGTGCATCTCAAATCCTGAAGTAGCTAATTCCTTCCTCAGGGAAGCTGCTGAAATATATGATACTATAGGCAAGGCAGATTCTGCTGCCAGATGTTTTGCTCAGGCAAAAGAATATGAAAGAGCAG GTAGGATATTATTGGAGAAATGTGGCGAGTCAGAGCTGGAAAGAGCTGGGGAATGCTTTTATCTTTCAGAATGCTATGAGCTTGCTGCAGAAGTGTATGCTAGGGGCAATTTTTTCTCAGAGTGTTTGACTGTTTGCATTAAAGGAAAACTATTTGATCTGGGCTTGGATTTCATTCAATGCTGGAAGCAAAGTGCAACAAACAACTGTAGTACATCAAAGAGAGGACAAGAAATTgatgaaaatgaacaaaagtATTTGGAGAGCTGTGCTTCACATTATTATGAGGTTAAAGATATCGGGGCGATGATGATATCTGTTAAAGCTTTTCGTTCAATGGATTTAATTCGTGACTTTTTGAGGTCAAAAGGTTGCTTTGATGAACTTGTGTTGTTGGAAGAAGAATCAGGAAATTTTATGGAAGCTGCAGATACTGCAAAACTGAAAGGAGATATATTACTTGAGGTAGAACTGCTTGGAAAGGCAGGGTATTTCAAAGAAGCAGCAACACTTGTTCTTTTGTATGTGCTTGCCAAATCCCTTTGGTCCCCTGGTAGCAAAGGCTGGCCCTTAAAGCCGTTTAAACATAAAAAGGTGGTCTTAGAAAAAGCGCAGTCATTTGCAAAGAAAGATGGTGACAACTTTTATGAGTTGGTTTGCATAGAGGCTGATATTATATCAAATGGGCAGATAAACTTGCTAACAATAAACAATCAAATGAAGGCTTGTCAGATGCTTAAGAGCATCAAAGGGGAAATACTATCTGCTCGAAGAATTTTGGATGGTCATCTTTCTAGGAGTATCCCAAAGTATATccttgaagaagaattggtgcTTGATCTTGCTGAGCATTCAGAAAATGTGATTTCTAAGGACCAAGTCTCTCTTGAATCAATGGTTTACTACTGGAACTTTTGGAAGGATAAGATTgtcaaaatatttgaatatcTTGTGTCGCAAGATGTTAATGAACATCAAAGTTATGGAGAATTTTGCATGAACTTCTTAGGCGTTCGGAGGCAGATTAATGATCTGACCCGCTATGTTCTGCTCCATTCCGATGCTGATTGGGTGAGAGATGTTGACAAAAGACAGCTTAAGAATAATGGGGAGTTGGTTTTCATTGATGTTCATCAGTTTTCTTCTGCAGCTCAGAGCTATTGGAGTTCAGAGTTACTTTCTGTTGGAATTAAAGTTTTGGAAAAGCTTAAAGCAATTCATGACTTCCCAATTAAGAATTCTGATTTACTATTCTGTAAAAGCAGGACTCTAACCCATATCTATGGGGTTGCAAAATTTCTTCTGGAGTCCAAATTTCTTGAAAGAAGAGATCAAGATGCTGATAACCTTCAGAAATTCATTAAGCTGTCAACTCAACAATTTTTTGGTTACATATTTCCTCTAGATTGGAAGAAGTCGTTAAGAGAGAACATGATTTTGCTTAGAGGAACAGATATTTCCAAGAATTTGCTAGAACAGGTTGTAGTTGATTATATAAACTCAACCAACAAATTGTCTTATGCTCAAATTGGCAGCATGGCAATGATTTCTTTTGGTTCCAGCAAGCTTGGTAATGAGTTATgtaggaaaatattaaaaaggttGGAGTGTGATTCCCCATGGACGACCTTTTTTGAATATGTATGTCTGAACATCAGTGAAGAACAAAAACAACTACCTCTCATTTGCAGTTTCAGCGAAGCTTTGTTGCATACATATGAAGCAGATTGGAGTAAAGAATATGATTACATATCACCTGGCTGTTTCTTGTACCTTGTTGAACACCTTCTGGTTTTGGCATCTTGCTTCCGAGGTACCTTTATAACCACAAAATCATCATTTGTTGAATGGCTTATTCAACAAGGTGAAGATTCCAAATCCTCTATCTGTATAGGCCATCTAGGTGCTACTGTACCTTTGGGAAAACTCCTTCAATCTGTGATCCATGTAGTTCAGCAATGCCTATGCAGTAAACGATATATGATGGGATGGATCAGAAAATCTAGTGGTTTCAAGGACAACTACTCACTCATTGTGTCTAGATTGGTTGCAATCGTTTGTTTGATTTATGTGAATTTTGGTATGTGTCAAGATTTACTTTTTGatttgctcaagagaagctacATTGTTGATCAACTTCCATTAGAATTTCGTGATGGTGTTCTTACTATAAGGAAACAGAACACTGTGTATGGACATATAAATGTGCTTGCTGAGGCTTTTAAGAAGATTGGCAATAATTTAGTAGTtgttaatttaaatgaaaatttcccCAAGCTTTCATATTCTGATGCTGCCATATGTGTGAATATGAAGATCTTTGAATGCAAGAACAACATattgaggaaaatttttccaaggATTCTTGAAACTTCAGAGGGTGAAAGTGGACCTTCGATGACAATGGAAGCAAATAACACAGAGAGAGTGCTTTCCAAAACCAGTTCTGATATGAAGAAGAAATCTGAGCTTACACAATCAAACATTGAATTGGGAGGCCATCAGACAAACACTCAATACAAGAACCAGGTTAACCTTCTAAATGATTGTTCCTGTGTTTGGGAAACTTTTGATAGAATCAAACTAATGGACAATGGAGGAGACCAGAGGAGTTTCTTGTCAAATGTTCAAACAATCAAG GCAGATATAGAGAAATACATTCGGCTATTAATTGATGGATTGACTGGAAGCTTTTGGAAGACTAATGATTCAGAAGATAAAATCTTGTTCCAGGAAGTGGTCACTATGACATATGAATTGAAGCAACTTTCTGATGCATTGGATTTGAG CATGGGGGGACAAAGAGAACAAATTTCTAGAGTTAAAGAACTTTCCAATAGGCTGCAATTAAGAAGGCCAACAATGGAGCCTATCTTGAATCAGCTTTTCATCCTTCGCAACAAAAAACTCACTGAAAAGGCATCACAAACAGGTCCCCTTGTTCCAATACgttccaaaaatattggctgGGTTGAAAGTAATGAAGATTCTTGTGAGGTTGACTTAGAGGCTGCTCAAGCTAATGCTGCTTCTGGAACCCCAAGTAGCAGCTCCAACCCTGATAACATGGCTAACGAAAATAACAAGTCCAAGAAGAGCAGAAGGGGTCGAAAGAAAGATATAGCCTCTTGTGTATAG